Proteins from a single region of Procambarus clarkii isolate CNS0578487 chromosome 62, FALCON_Pclarkii_2.0, whole genome shotgun sequence:
- the LOC123766562 gene encoding nuclear factor interleukin-3-regulated protein isoform X3: MVAETVKSYPVNYPALIPLSPSVAGLGPYNPCPSALLHANYSPTHIMDQKPPSQQQQQQQQQQACQGSQLGSPQHGQDTPVGLGAPGLTLPSTLDLAQMRKKEIFAQRKQREFIPDSKKDDSYWDRRRRNNEAAKRSREKRRFNDMILEQRVIELSKENHILKAQLTAIKDKYGILGENLVNTDQVLANMPQSEQILALNKRTKFSQALITLNGTPSLLSPGGSCDGSPATPSYHSQQDPESPPAHYSHYNPSQMDEEENTYDTSSNQQFPSSTNSNLYYGQSALNLSSRASPPSPTTSHMDFSPSDPELSRRSPEAGMSLPHKLRHKSHLGDKDAAQSLLALQAIKAEPSEHQQEAAEDSVGSSDERDSAIGYSSSSSCSEYNRTSDNNSTPPNACSLPDSSSQQQLNLAHYHQQQLHHHHHHLLQQQHQQQHHQQQQQQVQQQGEGEQVLEFENTHLRSELERLATEVASLKHMLVRRPRSEADSDGSR; this comes from the coding sequence ATGGTGGCCGAGACTGTGAAGTCCTACCCCGTCAACTACCCGGCGCTCATACCCCTGTCGCCCTCAGTGGCCGGCCTGGGGCCCTACaacccctgcccctctgccctCCTTCACGCTAACTACTCCCCAACGCACATCATGGACCAGAAGCCACcgtcacagcagcagcagcaacagcagcagcagcaggcatgtCAAGGCTCTCAGCTGGGAAGTCCACAACATGGCCAGGACACTCCAGTAGGCCTTGGCGCTCCGGGACTAACTCTTCCATCAACTTTGGATTTGGCGCAGATGCGCAAGAAGGAAATTTTCGCGCAGCGGAAGCAGCGAGAGTTTATCCCCGACAGTAAGAAAGACGACTCTTACTGGGATCGTCGCCGGCGCAACAACGAGGCTGCCAAGAGGTCCAGGGAGAAGAGACGCTTTAATGACATGATCTTGGAGCAGAGAGTTATCGAACTGTCCAAGGAGAACCATATTCTGAAGGCTCAGCTGACGGCCATCAAGGACAAATATGGCATCCTGGGAGAAAACCTGGTGAATACCGATCAGGTGCTGGCAAACATGCCCCAATCAGAGCAGATCCTGGCACTCAACAAGCGGACAAAGTTCTCTCAGGCACTCATCACTCTTAACGGCACTCCTTCACTCCTCAGCCCCGGAGGATCCTGCGACGGCAGTCCTGCAACTCCCAGCTATCACAGCCAGCAGGATCCAGAGTCTCCTCCAGCACACTACTCTCACTACAACCCCTCCCAGATGGATGAAGAGGAGAACACGTACGATACCTCATCCAACCAGCAGTTTCCATCCTCCACGAACAGTAATCTCTACTACGGACAGTCGGCGCTGAACCTCTCTTCACGCGCCTCGCCGCCCTCGCCCACCACCTCCCATATGGACTTCTCCCCCAGCGACCCGGAGCTGAGTCGCCGCTCGCCCGAAGCTGGCATGTCTCTGCCTCACAAGCTGAGACACAAGAGTCACCTGGGAGACAAGGACGCAGCTCAGTCTCTCCTGGCTCTCCAGGCTATCAAAGCCGAGCCTagcgagcaccaacaggaagCTGCCGAGGATTCTGTAGGATCTTCCGATGAACGAGACTCCGCCATCGGctattcttcctcctcctcttgttcGGAATACAACCGGACATCCGATAATAACTCCACCCCACCTAATGCCTGTTCTCTGCCCGACAGCAGCAGCCAACAGCAGCTCAACCTGGCACATTATCACCAacaacagctgcaccaccaccatcaccacctccttcaacaacagcatcaacaacagcaccatcagcagcaacagcagcaggtgcAACAGCAGGGCGAAGGAGAGCAGGTGCTTGAGTTCGAGAACACACACCTTAGGTCCGAACTCGAGCGGCTGGCAACGGAAGTGGCCTCCCTCAAACACATGCTTGTCCGCAGACCGCGCTCCGAGGCCGACTCCGACGGGTCTCGCTAA
- the LOC123766562 gene encoding nuclear factor interleukin-3-regulated protein isoform X2 has protein sequence MTAIMHRSNVLQHHIMVAETVKSYPVNYPALIPLSPSVAGLGPYNPCPSALLHANYSPTHIMDQKPPSQQQQQQQQQQACQGSQLGSPQHGQDTPVGLGAPGLTLPSTLDLAQMRKKEIFAQRKQREFIPDSKKDDSYWDRRRRNNEAAKRSREKRRFNDMILEQRVIELSKENHILKAQLTAIKDKYGILGENLVNTDQVLANMPQSEQILALNKRTKFSQALITLNGTPSLLSPGGSCDGSPATPSYHSQQDPESPPAHYSHYNPSQMDEEENTYDTSSNQQFPSSTNSNLYYGQSALNLSSRASPPSPTTSHMDFSPSDPELSRRSPEAGMSLPHKLRHKSHLGDKDAAQSLLALQAIKAEPSEHQQEAAEDSVGSSDERDSAIGYSSSSSCSEYNRTSDNNSTPPNACSLPDSSSQQQLNLAHYHQQQLHHHHHHLLQQQHQQQHHQQQQQQVQQQGEGEQVLEFENTHLRSELERLATEVASLKHMLVRRPRSEADSDGSR, from the exons ATGACAGCAATAATGCACAGAAGCA ATGTGCTTCAACACCACATTATGGTGGCCGAGACTGTGAAGTCCTACCCCGTCAACTACCCGGCGCTCATACCCCTGTCGCCCTCAGTGGCCGGCCTGGGGCCCTACaacccctgcccctctgccctCCTTCACGCTAACTACTCCCCAACGCACATCATGGACCAGAAGCCACcgtcacagcagcagcagcaacagcagcagcagcaggcatgtCAAGGCTCTCAGCTGGGAAGTCCACAACATGGCCAGGACACTCCAGTAGGCCTTGGCGCTCCGGGACTAACTCTTCCATCAACTTTGGATTTGGCGCAGATGCGCAAGAAGGAAATTTTCGCGCAGCGGAAGCAGCGAGAGTTTATCCCCGACAGTAAGAAAGACGACTCTTACTGGGATCGTCGCCGGCGCAACAACGAGGCTGCCAAGAGGTCCAGGGAGAAGAGACGCTTTAATGACATGATCTTGGAGCAGAGAGTTATCGAACTGTCCAAGGAGAACCATATTCTGAAGGCTCAGCTGACGGCCATCAAGGACAAATATGGCATCCTGGGAGAAAACCTGGTGAATACCGATCAGGTGCTGGCAAACATGCCCCAATCAGAGCAGATCCTGGCACTCAACAAGCGGACAAAGTTCTCTCAGGCACTCATCACTCTTAACGGCACTCCTTCACTCCTCAGCCCCGGAGGATCCTGCGACGGCAGTCCTGCAACTCCCAGCTATCACAGCCAGCAGGATCCAGAGTCTCCTCCAGCACACTACTCTCACTACAACCCCTCCCAGATGGATGAAGAGGAGAACACGTACGATACCTCATCCAACCAGCAGTTTCCATCCTCCACGAACAGTAATCTCTACTACGGACAGTCGGCGCTGAACCTCTCTTCACGCGCCTCGCCGCCCTCGCCCACCACCTCCCATATGGACTTCTCCCCCAGCGACCCGGAGCTGAGTCGCCGCTCGCCCGAAGCTGGCATGTCTCTGCCTCACAAGCTGAGACACAAGAGTCACCTGGGAGACAAGGACGCAGCTCAGTCTCTCCTGGCTCTCCAGGCTATCAAAGCCGAGCCTagcgagcaccaacaggaagCTGCCGAGGATTCTGTAGGATCTTCCGATGAACGAGACTCCGCCATCGGctattcttcctcctcctcttgttcGGAATACAACCGGACATCCGATAATAACTCCACCCCACCTAATGCCTGTTCTCTGCCCGACAGCAGCAGCCAACAGCAGCTCAACCTGGCACATTATCACCAacaacagctgcaccaccaccatcaccacctccttcaacaacagcatcaacaacagcaccatcagcagcaacagcagcaggtgcAACAGCAGGGCGAAGGAGAGCAGGTGCTTGAGTTCGAGAACACACACCTTAGGTCCGAACTCGAGCGGCTGGCAACGGAAGTGGCCTCCCTCAAACACATGCTTGTCCGCAGACCGCGCTCCGAGGCCGACTCCGACGGGTCTCGCTAA
- the LOC123766562 gene encoding nuclear factor interleukin-3-regulated protein isoform X1: MERVELRGRKRRKSQPGRRENIIEDSHDEARGIKREHEASTGDGLSEVDDSTVLDVLQHHIMVAETVKSYPVNYPALIPLSPSVAGLGPYNPCPSALLHANYSPTHIMDQKPPSQQQQQQQQQQACQGSQLGSPQHGQDTPVGLGAPGLTLPSTLDLAQMRKKEIFAQRKQREFIPDSKKDDSYWDRRRRNNEAAKRSREKRRFNDMILEQRVIELSKENHILKAQLTAIKDKYGILGENLVNTDQVLANMPQSEQILALNKRTKFSQALITLNGTPSLLSPGGSCDGSPATPSYHSQQDPESPPAHYSHYNPSQMDEEENTYDTSSNQQFPSSTNSNLYYGQSALNLSSRASPPSPTTSHMDFSPSDPELSRRSPEAGMSLPHKLRHKSHLGDKDAAQSLLALQAIKAEPSEHQQEAAEDSVGSSDERDSAIGYSSSSSCSEYNRTSDNNSTPPNACSLPDSSSQQQLNLAHYHQQQLHHHHHHLLQQQHQQQHHQQQQQQVQQQGEGEQVLEFENTHLRSELERLATEVASLKHMLVRRPRSEADSDGSR; encoded by the coding sequence ATGTGCTTCAACACCACATTATGGTGGCCGAGACTGTGAAGTCCTACCCCGTCAACTACCCGGCGCTCATACCCCTGTCGCCCTCAGTGGCCGGCCTGGGGCCCTACaacccctgcccctctgccctCCTTCACGCTAACTACTCCCCAACGCACATCATGGACCAGAAGCCACcgtcacagcagcagcagcaacagcagcagcagcaggcatgtCAAGGCTCTCAGCTGGGAAGTCCACAACATGGCCAGGACACTCCAGTAGGCCTTGGCGCTCCGGGACTAACTCTTCCATCAACTTTGGATTTGGCGCAGATGCGCAAGAAGGAAATTTTCGCGCAGCGGAAGCAGCGAGAGTTTATCCCCGACAGTAAGAAAGACGACTCTTACTGGGATCGTCGCCGGCGCAACAACGAGGCTGCCAAGAGGTCCAGGGAGAAGAGACGCTTTAATGACATGATCTTGGAGCAGAGAGTTATCGAACTGTCCAAGGAGAACCATATTCTGAAGGCTCAGCTGACGGCCATCAAGGACAAATATGGCATCCTGGGAGAAAACCTGGTGAATACCGATCAGGTGCTGGCAAACATGCCCCAATCAGAGCAGATCCTGGCACTCAACAAGCGGACAAAGTTCTCTCAGGCACTCATCACTCTTAACGGCACTCCTTCACTCCTCAGCCCCGGAGGATCCTGCGACGGCAGTCCTGCAACTCCCAGCTATCACAGCCAGCAGGATCCAGAGTCTCCTCCAGCACACTACTCTCACTACAACCCCTCCCAGATGGATGAAGAGGAGAACACGTACGATACCTCATCCAACCAGCAGTTTCCATCCTCCACGAACAGTAATCTCTACTACGGACAGTCGGCGCTGAACCTCTCTTCACGCGCCTCGCCGCCCTCGCCCACCACCTCCCATATGGACTTCTCCCCCAGCGACCCGGAGCTGAGTCGCCGCTCGCCCGAAGCTGGCATGTCTCTGCCTCACAAGCTGAGACACAAGAGTCACCTGGGAGACAAGGACGCAGCTCAGTCTCTCCTGGCTCTCCAGGCTATCAAAGCCGAGCCTagcgagcaccaacaggaagCTGCCGAGGATTCTGTAGGATCTTCCGATGAACGAGACTCCGCCATCGGctattcttcctcctcctcttgttcGGAATACAACCGGACATCCGATAATAACTCCACCCCACCTAATGCCTGTTCTCTGCCCGACAGCAGCAGCCAACAGCAGCTCAACCTGGCACATTATCACCAacaacagctgcaccaccaccatcaccacctccttcaacaacagcatcaacaacagcaccatcagcagcaacagcagcaggtgcAACAGCAGGGCGAAGGAGAGCAGGTGCTTGAGTTCGAGAACACACACCTTAGGTCCGAACTCGAGCGGCTGGCAACGGAAGTGGCCTCCCTCAAACACATGCTTGTCCGCAGACCGCGCTCCGAGGCCGACTCCGACGGGTCTCGCTAA